A part of Arachis hypogaea cultivar Tifrunner chromosome 12, arahy.Tifrunner.gnm2.J5K5, whole genome shotgun sequence genomic DNA contains:
- the LOC140177280 gene encoding probable transmembrane GTPase FZO-like, chloroplastic, protein MDIETESLSWRRQTSCLIETTKSRVVELIEATLLLSNLDIVASYAFKGEKSTMAATSRIQNDILGPAVSATQNLLGEYENWLRSKTAQQGIF, encoded by the exons ATGGATATAGAAACCGAGAGCCTTTCTTGGAGGAGGCAAACTTCTTGTTTG ATTGAGACTACAAAATCACGTGTTGTGGAGCTCATTGAAGCTACTCTGCTATTGTCAAATCTTGATATTGTTGCTTCATATGCTTtcaaaggagaaaaatctacaaTGGCTGCTACTTCAAGAATCCAGAATGACATACTCGGTCCTGCTGTTTCAGCTACTCAG aatttaCTTGGAGAATACGAAAACTGGTTACGTAGCAAAACTGCCCAACAAGGAATCTTTTGA